One genomic window of Bacillus mycoides includes the following:
- a CDS encoding VOC family protein, which yields MPVRRIEHVGLMVTNLETSISFYEKVVGLQLIKRMGHPNPNLKLAFLGVEESKETILELIEGYNASLPAEGKVHHICFKVDSLEDEIKRIQKHGVTFLLGEEIETLPDGTRYIFFAGPDGEWIEFFETER from the coding sequence ATGCCAGTTAGAAGAATCGAACACGTCGGACTTATGGTCACAAATTTAGAAACATCTATTTCATTTTATGAAAAAGTAGTTGGCTTACAACTTATTAAGCGCATGGGACATCCAAACCCAAACTTAAAGCTCGCATTTTTAGGCGTAGAAGAATCAAAAGAAACGATACTTGAACTAATTGAAGGTTACAACGCTTCCCTTCCGGCAGAAGGAAAAGTACATCACATTTGCTTTAAAGTGGATTCATTAGAGGATGAAATCAAAAGAATACAGAAACATGGAGTAACATTTCTACTAGGAGAAGAAATCGAAACATTACCAGATGGAACACGTTACATATTCTTCGCTGGTCCTGATGGAGAGTGGATTGAGTTTTTTGAGACGGAGAGATAG
- a CDS encoding PRK06770 family protein encodes MKKWIKITSTLVIAIAVGIFIGYKVGTYAGSDVKEKQTERIKGEEVILDLNSDRHIINAMHKMTHQKVLSHEKQGFIKMTPENIEKVRRAIDESNSGTLQHKEQYLKILVRWYEGDFSQSVEEHNLLWEWDNNSTGKAYELATPEQEEAYILEQAKSEKQ; translated from the coding sequence TTGAAAAAGTGGATTAAAATCACATCAACCTTAGTTATTGCTATAGCAGTTGGTATTTTTATTGGTTACAAAGTCGGTACGTATGCAGGTTCAGACGTTAAGGAAAAGCAGACTGAGAGAATTAAAGGGGAAGAGGTAATACTTGACCTCAACTCTGATCGTCATATAATCAATGCAATGCACAAAATGACTCATCAAAAAGTATTATCTCACGAAAAGCAAGGTTTTATAAAAATGACTCCAGAAAACATCGAAAAAGTACGTCGAGCGATTGATGAAAGTAATAGTGGAACCTTACAACATAAAGAACAGTACCTCAAGATTTTGGTTCGTTGGTATGAAGGCGATTTCTCTCAATCGGTTGAGGAGCATAATTTATTATGGGAATGGGACAATAACAGCACTGGTAAAGCATACGAATTAGCGACACCGGAACAAGAAGAAGCATACATTTTAGAACAAGCGAAGTCTGAAAAACAATAA
- a CDS encoding IS4-like element ISBce2 family transposase, with amino-acid sequence MNMHQKQELSLFAEELYRYMSPARLNQLAIEAGGMKRKRKCHGHHFLSLCVWLNQQIATTSLTQLCSQLETSTGILLSPEGLNRRFNSASVAFFRNVFTTLLQAKIGGSSTISHSLSAYFERIRILDSTTFQVPDRFAATYPGAGGCSHTAGVKIQLEYDLLSGEFSDVKIEPGKRSDQAYGATRMDMTQKNELYIRDLGYFRLQDFKSIQDKEGYYLSRLKLPTKIYRKEFETVVFKTKPAQLRPVYIQIHLEDIMNQLQPGQVYELHDVYVGSKDKLPTRIVVYRCTEEQKQKRLHDRAIREKKKGITYTERTKLLQGITVYMTNIPTEWVPKEKIYDLYSLRWQIELLFKIWKSWFRIHRCKSIKQERLECHLYGQLISILLCSSTMFKMRELLLRKKQKELSEYKAMYIIKDYFLLFHQALHKNTQELSKILLRLFNLLQRNGRKSHRYEKKTVFDILGVVYEYTTSAHQVA; translated from the coding sequence ATGAATATGCATCAAAAACAAGAGCTGTCTTTATTTGCCGAAGAGTTATATCGATATATGTCTCCCGCTAGACTTAATCAATTAGCTATAGAAGCAGGTGGAATGAAACGAAAACGTAAGTGCCATGGGCACCATTTTTTATCTTTGTGTGTATGGTTAAATCAACAAATCGCTACAACCTCTCTTACTCAACTTTGTAGTCAATTAGAAACTTCAACAGGAATTTTATTAAGTCCTGAGGGACTGAATCGACGATTTAACTCGGCTTCTGTAGCCTTCTTTCGAAATGTATTTACTACACTTCTACAAGCTAAAATTGGAGGATCATCTACAATTTCTCATTCTCTTTCTGCTTACTTTGAGCGGATTCGCATCCTTGATTCTACAACCTTTCAAGTTCCAGATCGATTCGCAGCTACTTATCCTGGTGCCGGAGGCTGTAGTCATACAGCTGGTGTGAAAATTCAATTAGAGTATGACTTGTTGAGTGGAGAGTTTTCTGATGTGAAAATTGAACCAGGAAAACGAAGTGATCAGGCATATGGGGCGACTCGAATGGACATGACACAAAAGAATGAACTATATATTCGTGACTTAGGGTATTTTCGTTTACAAGACTTTAAATCGATCCAAGATAAGGAAGGGTATTATTTATCGCGTCTTAAATTACCAACTAAAATATATAGAAAAGAATTCGAAACAGTGGTATTTAAAACAAAACCTGCTCAATTGAGACCGGTATATATACAAATTCATTTGGAAGACATCATGAACCAATTACAACCTGGCCAAGTGTATGAATTACATGATGTATATGTAGGGAGCAAAGACAAACTACCCACTCGCATTGTGGTTTATAGATGTACAGAGGAGCAAAAACAGAAACGTCTACATGATCGAGCTATTCGTGAAAAGAAAAAAGGGATTACATATACAGAGCGTACGAAACTTTTACAAGGAATTACAGTATATATGACAAACATTCCTACGGAATGGGTACCGAAAGAGAAAATCTATGATTTATATTCACTGCGTTGGCAAATTGAGCTGTTATTTAAAATATGGAAATCTTGGTTTCGAATTCATCGTTGTAAATCTATTAAACAAGAGCGATTAGAATGCCACCTTTATGGACAACTCATTAGTATCCTATTATGTTCTTCTACTATGTTTAAAATGAGAGAACTCCTGTTACGTAAGAAACAGAAAGAACTAAGTGAATATAAAGCGATGTACATAATTAAAGATTATTTCTTACTTTTTCATCAAGCACTACATAAAAACACCCAAGAATTATCAAAGATTCTCCTTCGTCTGTTTAACCTCCTACAGCGAAACGGACGAAAATCTCACAGATATGAGAAAAAAACAGTCTTTGATATTTTAGGTGTTGTGTATGAGTATACCACTTCTGCCCATCAGGTAGCATAA